In one window of Escherichia coli DSM 30083 = JCM 1649 = ATCC 11775 DNA:
- the ydfI gene encoding mannitol dehydrogenase family protein, whose amino-acid sequence MGNHLLSAKATLPVYDRNNLAPRIVHLGFGAFHRAHQGVYADILATEHFSDWGYYEVNLIGGEQQIADLQQQDNLYTVAEMSADAWTARVVGVVKKALHVQIDGLETVLAAMCEPQIAIVSLTITEKGYFHSPATGQLMLDHPMVVADVQNPHQPKTATGVIVEALARRKAAGLPAFTVMSCDNMPENGHVMRDVVTSYAQAIDVKLAQWIEDNVTFPSTMVDRIVPAVTEDTLAKIEQLTGVRDAAGVACEPFRQWVIEDNFVAGRPEWEKAGAELVSDVLPYEEMKLRMLNGSHSFLAYLGYLAGYQHINDCMEDEHYRHAAYTLMLQEQAPTLKVQGVDLQDYANRLIERYSNPALRHRTWQIAMDGSQKLPQRMLDSVRWHLAHDSKFDLLALGVAGWMRYVGGVDEQGNPIEISDPLLPVIQKAVQSSAEGTARVQSLLAIKAIFGDDLPGNSLFTTKVTEAYLSLLAHGAKATVAKYSVK is encoded by the coding sequence ATGGGAAATCATTTGTTATCAGCAAAAGCGACGCTCCCTGTTTATGATCGTAATAACCTGGCCCCAAGAATTGTTCATTTAGGCTTTGGTGCATTTCACCGTGCGCATCAGGGCGTGTATGCCGATATTCTTGCTACGGAACATTTCAGTGACTGGGGATATTATGAGGTCAACTTAATCGGCGGCGAACAGCAAATTGCCGATTTACAACAGCAAGATAATCTTTATACCGTTGCGGAAATGTCGGCTGATGCGTGGACGGCTCGCGTCGTTGGCGTCGTTAAAAAAGCCTTGCACGTACAAATAGATGGCTTAGAAACCGTGTTGGCTGCGATGTGTGAACCGCAAATCGCGATTGTCTCTCTGACAATCACCGAAAAAGGGTATTTCCACTCTCCGGCGACCGGACAGTTAATGCTTGATCACCCGATGGTCGTTGCCGACGTGCAAAATCCCCACCAGCCGAAAACTGCAACAGGGGTGATTGTTGAGGCGCTGGCTCGCCGTAAAGCGGCAGGACTTCCCGCATTTACCGTCATGTCATGTGACAACATGCCAGAAAACGGTCATGTTATGCGTGACGTTGTCACTTCCTATGCGCAAGCCATTGATGTAAAACTGGCACAATGGATCGAAGATAACGTGACTTTCCCATCAACAATGGTGGACCGTATTGTGCCCGCAGTGACAGAGGATACGCTGGCGAAAATCGAACAACTTACCGGTGTGCGCGATGCGGCAGGCGTTGCCTGTGAACCTTTCCGCCAGTGGGTAATAGAAGATAACTTTGTTGCCGGACGTCCGGAATGGGAAAAAGCGGGAGCTGAACTGGTTAGCGATGTGCTGCCTTATGAAGAAATGAAACTGCGTATGCTTAACGGCAGTCATTCATTCCTGGCGTATCTGGGCTATCTTGCCGGATATCAGCACATTAATGACTGCATGGAGGATGAACATTATCGTCATGCGGCGTATACCTTAATGTTGCAGGAACAAGCGCCGACGCTGAAAGTGCAGGGCGTTGATTTGCAAGATTACGCTAACCGATTAATTGAACGCTATAGCAACCCGGCGTTACGTCATCGAACCTGGCAGATTGCGATGGATGGCAGCCAGAAATTGCCACAGCGGATGTTGGATTCTGTTCGCTGGCATCTGGCGCATGACAGCAAGTTCGATCTGCTGGCGCTGGGCGTCGCGGGTTGGATGCGTTATGTCGGTGGTGTTGATGAACAGGGAAATCCGATAGAAATCAGTGATCCACTGTTACCTGTTATTCAGAAGGCAGTACAAAGTAGTGCTGAAGGGACAGCGCGCGTCCAGTCACTGCTGGCAATTAAGGCGATCTTTGGTGATGATTTACCAGGCAATAGTTTGTTTACGACAAAAGTAACGGAAGCGTACTTGTCTTTATTAGCGCATGGCGCGAAAGCGACCGTGGCGAAATATTCCGTGAAGTAA
- the ydfZ gene encoding putative selenium delivery protein YdfZ: MTTYDRNRNAITTGSRVMVSGTGHTGKILSIDTEGLTAEQIRRGKTVVVEGCEEKLAPLDLIRLGMN; the protein is encoded by the coding sequence ATGACGACCTACGATCGTAACCGTAACGCAATCACCACTGGCAGCCGTGTTATGGTTAGCGGCACCGGTCACACTGGCAAGATCCTGTCGATTGATACTGAAGGTCTGACCGCTGAGCAAATCCGCCGCGGAAAAACCGTAGTTGTTGAAGGTTGTGAAGAGAAACTGGCACCACTGGACCTGATTCGTCTCGGCATGAACTAA
- the rspR gene encoding DNA-binding transcriptional regulator rspR, which translates to MTVETQLNPTQPVNQQIYRILRRDIVHCLIAPGTPLSEKEVSVRFNVSRQPVREAFIKLAENGLIQIRPQRGSYVNKISMAQVRNGSFIRQAIECAVARRAASMITESQCYQLEQNLHQQRIAIERKQLDDFFELDDNFHQLLTQIADCQLAWDTIENLKATVDRVRYMSFDHVSPPEMLLRQHLDIFSALQKRDGDAVERAMTQHLQEISESVRQIRQENSDWFSEE; encoded by the coding sequence ATGACCGTCGAAACGCAACTTAATCCCACACAGCCTGTCAATCAGCAGATTTATCGTATTCTTCGCCGCGACATTGTCCATTGCCTGATTGCACCAGGCACACCGTTGTCGGAAAAAGAAGTTTCTGTTCGTTTCAATGTGTCACGCCAGCCGGTTCGTGAAGCCTTTATTAAACTGGCGGAAAACGGTCTGATTCAAATTCGTCCGCAGCGTGGCAGCTACGTCAACAAAATTTCCATGGCCCAGGTGCGCAACGGCAGTTTTATCCGTCAGGCCATTGAGTGCGCGGTGGCGCGTCGGGCGGCGAGCATGATTACCGAAAGCCAGTGCTACCAACTGGAACAAAATCTTCACCAGCAACGCATTGCCATTGAGCGCAAGCAACTGGATGATTTTTTTGAACTTGATGACAACTTCCATCAACTCCTGACGCAGATTGCCGACTGTCAACTGGCGTGGGATACCATTGAGAACCTGAAAGCGACCGTTGATCGCGTGCGCTATATGAGTTTCGACCACGTTTCTCCACCAGAAATGCTGTTACGCCAGCATCTTGATATTTTCTCTGCCCTGCAAAAACGTGATGGCGATGCGGTAGAACGTGCAATGACGCAACATTTGCAGGAAATCAGCGAATCTGTGCGCCAGATCCGCCAGGAAAACAGCGACTGGTTTAGCGAAGAGTAA
- the ydfG gene encoding bifunctional NADP-dependent 3-hydroxy acid dehydrogenase/3-hydroxypropionate dehydrogenase YdfG has protein sequence MIVLVTGATAGFGECITRRFIQQGHKVIATGRRQERLQELKDELGDNLYIAQLDVRNRAAIEEMLASLPAEWSNIDILVNNAGLALGMEPAHKASVEDWETMIDTNNKGLVYMTRAVLPGMVERNHGHIINIGSTAGSWPYAGGNVYGATKAFVRQFSLNLRTDLHGTAVRVTDIEPGLVGGTEFSNVRFKGDDGKAEKTYQNTVALTPEDVSEAVWWVSTLPAHVNINTLEMMPVTQSYAGLNVHRQ, from the coding sequence ATGATCGTTTTAGTAACTGGAGCAACGGCAGGTTTTGGTGAATGCATTACTCGTCGTTTTATTCAACAAGGGCATAAAGTTATCGCCACTGGCCGTCGCCAGGAGCGGTTGCAGGAGTTAAAAGACGAACTGGGAGATAATCTGTATATCGCCCAACTGGACGTTCGCAACCGCGCCGCTATTGAAGAGATGCTGGCATCGCTTCCTGCCGAGTGGAGCAATATTGATATCCTGGTAAATAATGCCGGTCTGGCGTTGGGCATGGAGCCTGCGCATAAAGCCAGCGTTGAAGACTGGGAAACGATGATTGATACCAACAACAAAGGCCTGGTATATATGACGCGCGCCGTCTTACCGGGTATGGTTGAACGTAATCATGGTCATATTATTAACATTGGCTCAACGGCAGGCAGCTGGCCGTATGCCGGTGGTAACGTTTACGGTGCGACGAAAGCGTTTGTTCGTCAGTTTAGCCTGAATCTGCGTACGGACCTGCATGGTACGGCGGTGCGCGTCACCGACATCGAACCGGGTCTGGTGGGTGGCACCGAGTTTTCCAATGTCCGCTTTAAAGGCGATGACGGTAAAGCGGAAAAAACCTATCAAAATACCGTTGCATTGACGCCAGAAGATGTCAGCGAAGCCGTCTGGTGGGTGTCAACGCTGCCTGCTCACGTCAATATCAATACCCTGGAAATGATGCCGGTTACCCAAAGCTATGCCGGACTGAATGTCCACCGTCAGTAA
- the dcp gene encoding peptidyl-dipeptidase Dcp, producing MTTMNPFLVQSTLPYLAPHFDQIANHHYRPAFDEGIQQKRAEIAAIALNPQTPDFKNTILALEQSGELLTRVTSVFFAMTAAHTNDELQRLDEQFSAELAELANDIYLNGELFARVDAVWQRRESLGLDSESIRLVEVIHQRFVLAGAKLEQADKAKLKVLNTEAATLTSQFNQRLLAANKSGGLVVNDIAQLAGMSEQEIALAAEAAREKGLDNNWLIPLLNTTQQPVLAELRDRATREKLFTAGWTRAEKNDANDTRAIIQRLVEIRVQQAKLLGFPHYAAWKIADQMAKTPEAALNFMREIVPAARQRASDELASIQAVIDKQQGGFSAQPWDWAFYAEQVRREKFDLDESQLKPYFELNTVLNEGVFWTANQLFGIKFVERFDIPVYHPDVRVWEIFDHNGVGLALFYGDFFARDSKSGGAWMGNFVEQSTLNETHPVIYNVCNYQKPAAGEPALLLWDDVITLFHEFGHTLHGLFARQRYATLSGTNTPRDFVEFPSQINEHWATHPQVFARYARHYQSGAAMPDELQQKMRNASLFNKGYEMSELLSAALLDMRWHCLEENEAMQDVDDFELRALVAENMDLPAIPPRYRSSYFAHIFGGGYAAGYYAYLWTQMLADDGYQWFVEQGGLTRENGRRFREAILSRGNSEDLERLYRQWRGKAPQIMPMLQHRGLNV from the coding sequence ATGACAACAATGAATCCTTTCCTTGTGCAAAGCACACTGCCGTATCTGGCTCCCCATTTTGATCAAATTGCCAACCATCACTATCGCCCGGCATTCGATGAGGGAATACAGCAAAAGCGGGCAGAAATTGCTGCCATCGCGCTTAACCCGCAAACACCTGATTTCAAAAATACTATTCTGGCACTGGAACAAAGCGGAGAATTACTTACCCGCGTTACCAGCGTCTTTTTTGCGATGACTGCGGCGCATACCAATGATGAATTACAGCGTCTTGATGAACAGTTTTCCGCTGAACTGGCGGAACTTGCGAATGATATCTATCTGAACGGGGAATTATTCGCGCGGGTAGATGCTGTCTGGCAACGCCGTGAATCCTTGGGGCTTGATAGTGAATCCATCCGCCTGGTGGAGGTGATTCATCAACGTTTTGTCCTTGCCGGAGCCAAACTTGAGCAAGCTGATAAAGCAAAATTAAAAGTACTGAATACAGAAGCTGCGACCCTGACCAGCCAGTTTAACCAGCGGTTACTGGCAGCAAATAAATCCGGCGGTCTGGTTGTGAACGATATCGCGCAGCTGGCAGGAATGAGTGAACAAGAGATTGCGCTGGCGGCAGAGGCGGCTCGCGAGAAAGGTCTGGATAACAACTGGCTGATTCCGCTGCTGAATACCACCCAGCAACCAGTGCTTGCTGAACTGCGCGATCGCGCGACGCGTGAAAAACTGTTTACTGCGGGCTGGACGCGAGCGGAAAAAAATGATGCCAATGATACCCGCGCTATCATTCAACGTCTGGTGGAGATCCGCGTGCAGCAGGCGAAACTGCTTGGTTTTCCTCATTATGCCGCATGGAAAATCGCCGATCAGATGGCAAAAACGCCAGAAGCAGCACTCAACTTTATGCGGGAAATTGTTCCAGCGGCGCGTCAACGTGCGAGCGATGAATTAGCCTCCATACAGGCGGTTATCGATAAGCAGCAGGGCGGGTTTAGCGCGCAGCCGTGGGACTGGGCATTTTATGCCGAGCAGGTAAGACGTGAGAAATTCGATCTCGATGAATCGCAGCTCAAGCCATATTTTGAATTAAACACGGTGTTGAATGAAGGTGTATTCTGGACCGCGAATCAGCTCTTCGGTATTAAGTTTGTCGAACGTTTTGATATTCCTGTCTACCATCCTGACGTTCGAGTGTGGGAAATTTTTGATCATAATGGCGTGGGGCTGGCGTTATTTTACGGTGATTTCTTCGCCCGTGATTCAAAAAGCGGCGGTGCATGGATGGGCAATTTTGTTGAGCAATCAACGCTGAATGAAACGCACCCGGTAATTTATAACGTCTGCAATTATCAGAAACCCGCTGCCGGTGAGCCTGCGTTGTTACTCTGGGATGATGTAATAACCTTATTCCATGAATTTGGTCATACGCTGCACGGCCTTTTTGCCCGCCAGCGTTATGCCACGCTTTCCGGCACCAACACGCCGCGTGATTTTGTCGAATTTCCGTCGCAAATCAACGAACACTGGGCAACACATCCGCAGGTATTTGCTCGCTACGCCCGGCATTATCAGAGCGGGGCCGCAATGCCTGACGAACTTCAACAGAAAATGCGTAATGCCAGTCTGTTCAATAAAGGGTATGAGATGAGCGAACTGCTTAGCGCCGCACTTCTCGATATGCGCTGGCATTGCCTGGAAGAAAACGAAGCAATGCAGGACGTCGATGATTTCGAATTGCGGGCGCTGGTGGCGGAAAATATGGATCTTCCTGCTATACCGCCACGCTATCGCAGCAGTTATTTCGCCCATATTTTTGGTGGCGGATATGCCGCAGGTTATTACGCTTATCTGTGGACGCAAATGTTGGCCGATGATGGTTACCAGTGGTTTGTTGAGCAGGGCGGATTAACGCGTGAAAATGGGCGGCGTTTTCGCGAGGCGATTCTTTCCAGAGGTAACAGCGAAGATCTGGAACGCCTGTATCGACAATGGCGCGGTAAGGCACCTCAGATTATGCCGATGCTGCAACATCGTGGCTTGAACGTATAA
- the dgcZ gene encoding diguanylate cyclase DgcZ, which produces MIKKTTEIDAILLNLNKAIDAHYQWLVSMFRSVVARDASKPEITDNHSYGLCQFGRWIDHLGPLDNDELPYVRLMDSAHQHMHNCGRELMLAIVENHWQDAHFDAFQEGLLSFTAALTDYKIYLLTIRSSMDVLTGLPGRRVLDESFDHQLRNAEPLNLYLMLLDIDRFKLVNDTYGHLIGDVVLRTLATYLASWTRDYETVYRYGGEEFIIIVKATNDEEACRAGVRICQLVDNHAITHSEGHINITVTAGVSRAFPEEPLDVVIGRADRAMYEGKQTGRNRCMFIDEQNVINRV; this is translated from the coding sequence ATGATCAAGAAGACAACGGAAATTGATGCCATCTTGTTAAATCTCAATAAGGCTATCGATGCCCACTACCAGTGGCTGGTAAGTATGTTTCGCAGCGTAGTCGCGAGAGATGCCAGTAAGCCAGAAATAACGGATAACCATTCTTATGGACTGTGCCAGTTTGGTCGGTGGATTGATCATCTGGGACCACTCGATAACGATGAATTACCTTATGTTCGGCTAATGGATTCTGCCCATCAACATATGCATAACTGTGGTCGGGAATTAATGCTGGCTATTGTTGAAAATCACTGGCAGGACGCGCATTTCGACGCTTTTCAGGAAGGGTTGCTTTCTTTTACTGCGGCATTAACCGATTACAAAATTTATTTGCTGACGATCCGTAGCAGTATGGATGTTCTGACGGGATTGCCGGGTCGTCGGGTTCTTGATGAATCCTTCGATCATCAGTTACGCAATGCTGAACCTCTGAATCTTTATTTAATGTTGTTGGATATAGACCGATTTAAATTGGTTAATGATACCTACGGGCATTTAATCGGCGATGTAGTATTACGCACCCTCGCAACTTACTTAGCCAGTTGGACGCGCGATTACGAAACGGTTTATCGCTACGGGGGCGAAGAATTTATCATTATTGTCAAAGCGACTAATGATGAAGAAGCATGTCGTGCAGGTGTCAGAATTTGCCAGTTAGTCGATAACCATGCCATCACACATTCTGAAGGGCATATCAACATTACCGTGACTGCTGGTGTGAGTCGTGCATTTCCTGAAGAGCCTCTGGATGTGGTCATTGGAAGAGCGGACAGGGCAATGTATGAGGGTAAGCAAACCGGAAGGAATCGCTGCATGTTTATTGACGAACAAAATGTGATTAACCGAGTTTAA
- the mgtT gene encoding protein MgtT has product MNGDNPSPNRPLVTVVYKGPDFYDGEKKPPVNRR; this is encoded by the coding sequence ATGAACGGAGATAATCCCTCACCTAACCGGCCCCTTGTTACAGTTGTGTACAAGGGGCCTGATTTTTATGACGGCGAAAAAAAACCGCCAGTAAACCGGCGGTGA
- the mgtS gene encoding protein MgtS, protein MLGNMNVFMAVLGIILFSGFLAAYFSHKWDD, encoded by the coding sequence ATGCTGGGTAATATGAATGTTTTTATGGCCGTACTGGGAATAATTTTATTTTCTGGGTTTCTGGCCGCGTATTTCAGCCACAAATGGGATGACTAA
- the ydeE gene encoding efflux MFS transporter YdeE, translating into MNLSLRRSTSALLASSLLLTIGRGATLPFMTIYLSRQYSLSVDLIGYAMTIALTIGVIFSLGFGILADKFDKKRYMLLAITAFASGFIAIPLVNNVTLVVLFFALINCAYSVFATVLKAWFADNLSSNSKTKIFSINYTMLNIGWTIGPPLGTLLVMQSINLPFWLAAICSAFPMLFIQIWVKRSEKIIATETGSVWSPKVLLQDKALLWFTCSGFLASFVSGAFASCISQYVMVIADGDFAEKVVAVVLPVNAAMVVTLQYSVGRRLNPANIRALMTAGTLCFVIGLVGFIFSGNSLLLWGMSAAVFTVGEIIYAPGEYMLIDHIAPPGMKASYFSAQSLGWLGAAINPLVSGIVLTSLPPFSLFIILALVIVVAWVLMLKGIRARPWGQPALC; encoded by the coding sequence ATGAACTTATCCCTACGACGCTCTACCAGCGCCCTTCTTGCCTCGTCGTTGTTATTAACCATCGGACGCGGCGCTACGCTGCCGTTTATGACCATTTACTTGAGTCGCCAGTACAGCCTGAGTGTCGATCTAATCGGTTATGCGATGACAATTGCGCTCACTATTGGCGTCATTTTTAGCCTCGGTTTTGGTATCCTGGCGGATAAGTTCGACAAGAAACGCTATATGTTACTGGCAATTACCGCCTTCGCTAGCGGTTTTATTGCCATTCCTTTAGTGAATAACGTGACGCTGGTGGTGCTCTTTTTTGCCCTTATTAACTGCGCCTACTCCGTTTTTGCTACCGTGCTGAAAGCCTGGTTTGCCGACAATCTTTCGTCCAACAGCAAAACGAAGATTTTCTCAATCAACTACACCATGCTCAACATTGGCTGGACCATCGGTCCGCCACTCGGCACGCTGTTGGTGATGCAGAGCATCAATCTGCCCTTCTGGCTGGCAGCTATCTGTTCCGCGTTCCCCATGCTTTTCATTCAAATTTGGGTAAAGCGCAGCGAGAAAATCATCGCCACGGAAACAGGCAGTGTCTGGTCGCCGAAAGTTTTATTACAAGATAAAGCACTGTTGTGGTTTACCTGCTCTGGCTTTCTGGCTTCTTTTGTTAGCGGCGCATTTGCTTCATGCATTTCACAATATGTGATGGTGATTGCTGATGGTGATTTTGCCGAAAAGGTGGTCGCGGTTGTTCTTCCGGTGAATGCTGCCATGGTGGTTACGTTGCAATATTCCGTGGGCCGCCGCCTTAACCCGGCTAACATCCGCGCGCTGATGACAGCAGGCACCCTCTGTTTCGTCATCGGGCTGGTCGGTTTTATTTTTTCCGGCAACAGCCTGCTATTGTGGGGTATGTCAGCTGCGGTATTTACTGTCGGTGAAATCATTTATGCGCCGGGCGAGTATATGTTGATTGACCATATTGCGCCGCCAGGAATGAAAGCCAGCTATTTTTCCGCCCAGTCTTTAGGCTGGCTTGGTGCTGCGATTAACCCATTAGTGAGTGGCATAGTACTTACCAGTCTGCCGCCTTTCTCGCTGTTTATCATCTTAGCGTTGGTGATCGTTGTTGCGTGGGTGCTGATGTTAAAAGGAATTCGTGCAAGACCGTGGGGGCAGCCCGCGCTTTGTTGA
- the eamA gene encoding O-acetylserine/cysteine exporter gives MSRKDGVLALLVVVVWGLNFVVIKVGLHNMPPLMLAGLRFMLVAFPAIFFVARPKVPLNLLLGYGLTISFAQFAFLFCAINFGMPAGLASLVLQAQAFFTIVLGAFTFGERLHGKQLAGIALAIFGVLVLIEDSLNGQHVAMLGFMLTLAAAFSWACGNIFNKKIMSHATRPAVMSLVIWSALIPIIPFFVASLILDGSATMIHSLVTIDMTTSLSLMYLAFVATIVGYGIWGTLLGRYETWRVAPLSLLVPVVGLASAALLLDERLTGLQFFGAVLIMTGLYINVFGLRWRKAVKVRG, from the coding sequence ATGTCGCGAAAAGATGGGGTGTTGGCGCTACTGGTAGTGGTTGTATGGGGGCTAAATTTTGTGGTCATCAAAGTGGGGCTTCATAACATGCCACCGCTGATGCTGGCCGGTTTGCGCTTTATGCTGGTTGCTTTCCCGGCCATCTTTTTTGTCGCACGACCGAAAGTACCACTGAATTTGCTGCTGGGGTATGGATTAACCATCAGTTTTGCGCAGTTTGCCTTTCTGTTCTGCGCTATTAACTTTGGTATGCCTGCTGGACTGGCCTCGTTGGTGTTACAGGCACAAGCGTTTTTTACTATCGTGCTTGGCGCGTTTACTTTCGGTGAACGACTACATGGCAAACAATTGGCGGGGATCGCCTTAGCGATTTTTGGCGTACTGGTGTTAATCGAAGATAGTCTGAACGGTCAGCATGTGGCGATGCTCGGCTTTATGTTGACCCTGGCGGCAGCATTTAGTTGGGCGTGTGGCAACATCTTCAATAAAAAGATCATGTCGCACGCAACGCGTCCGGCAGTGATGTCGCTGGTAATCTGGAGCGCATTAATCCCAATCATTCCCTTCTTTGTTGCCTCGCTGATTCTCGATGGTTCCGCAACCATGATTCACAGTCTGGTTACTATCGATATGACCACCAGCTTGTCTCTGATGTATCTGGCGTTTGTGGCGACAATTGTTGGTTATGGGATCTGGGGGACGTTACTGGGACGCTATGAAACCTGGCGGGTTGCACCGTTATCGTTACTGGTGCCTGTAGTTGGACTGGCAAGTGCGGCACTATTGTTGGATGAACGCTTAACGGGTCTGCAATTTTTCGGTGCGGTGCTCATTATGACCGGGCTGTATATCAATGTATTTGGCTTGCGGTGGCGTAAAGCGGTAAAGGTCAGAGGCTAA
- a CDS encoding GntR family transcriptional regulator — MIFQKIARLLKSEINGNSWHVGDLLPSEAELAVRYNVSRNTLRKALSLLEGEGIIHRKHGSGTYIQKKNFVAHIDHMNSFSEIAHKSGKEAGSQIMKFEVQDASPTIATELNLVTGEQVYYIKRLRFIEDNAAQLEETWMSVARFPDLTVSHMQKSKFSYIENECGIKIIGTFETFSPTFPTPEIASILRISPRDPILKIQTQAVDSNSIPLDYSLLYSNIFEFQVKYFFPR; from the coding sequence GTGATTTTTCAAAAGATTGCCCGCTTACTTAAATCCGAGATCAATGGCAATTCATGGCATGTTGGTGATTTGTTGCCGTCAGAAGCGGAACTCGCTGTTCGTTATAATGTTTCGCGTAATACCCTGCGTAAGGCATTATCCCTGCTGGAAGGCGAAGGAATTATTCACAGAAAGCATGGTTCAGGAACATACATTCAAAAAAAGAATTTTGTTGCACACATTGATCACATGAACAGTTTCAGTGAAATTGCACATAAAAGCGGCAAAGAGGCAGGAAGTCAGATTATGAAATTTGAAGTGCAGGATGCTTCTCCTACTATTGCGACTGAGCTGAATTTAGTGACTGGTGAGCAGGTTTATTACATAAAGAGACTGCGATTCATTGAGGATAATGCAGCACAATTAGAAGAAACGTGGATGTCAGTGGCACGTTTTCCTGATTTAACCGTATCGCATATGCAAAAATCCAAATTTTCGTATATTGAGAACGAATGCGGGATCAAAATCATTGGCACCTTTGAAACTTTCTCCCCGACTTTTCCTACCCCAGAAATCGCCAGTATTTTACGGATCAGCCCACGGGATCCCATACTTAAAATTCAGACCCAGGCTGTGGATAGTAACTCTATTCCGCTGGATTATTCGTTACTTTACAGCAATATTTTCGAGTTCCAGGTAAAGTACTTTTTTCCGCGATAA
- a CDS encoding PTS sugar transporter subunit IIB, translating into MKKILLVCAAGMSTSMLVKRMIDHATAISLEVNISALAIAEAKGKIKNNEVDVVLLGPQVRFQKPEIEAVAQGKMPVAVIEMKDYGTMNGQAVLEFAMKLLQE; encoded by the coding sequence ATGAAAAAGATATTGTTAGTTTGCGCTGCGGGCATGTCAACCAGTATGCTGGTTAAACGTATGATTGATCATGCTACCGCTATTTCACTTGAAGTTAATATTTCCGCATTGGCGATTGCAGAGGCTAAAGGGAAAATTAAAAATAACGAAGTTGACGTTGTTTTACTTGGTCCGCAAGTTCGCTTTCAGAAACCAGAGATTGAAGCCGTTGCACAGGGGAAAATGCCTGTAGCCGTTATCGAGATGAAAGACTATGGCACAATGAACGGACAGGCAGTTCTTGAATTTGCGATGAAACTACTGCAAGAGTAA